Below is a genomic region from Mycolicibacterium neworleansense.
ACAGTGGTCGCCGACGTTCGCGACCTGGACGCACTCCAAGCCGGGATCGACACCGGCATAGACGAATTCGGTGATGTCGATGTTGTGGTGGCCAACGCCGGCGTTGTCGGCATGGGATTGACCGACCCGTTGGACGCCAAGGTGTACCGCGATATCGTCGATACCAATCTCAACGGCGTCTGGCACACCATCGCGGCTACCGCGCCCTCCATGATCCGTAAGCAGACCGGCGGGTCGATCATCCTGATCAGCTCGATGCAGGGACTCGTCGGGCGCGGCGGCGACGGCAGCGCCGCTACCTTTGCCTACGCGGCGTCCAAACACGGAGTTGTCGGGCTGATGCGCTCGGCGGCGTACGCCTACGCACCGCACCACATCCGGGTGAACTCGATCCACCCGACCGGGGTGGCCACGCCGATGATCTTCAACGAGCACATGGCGAGCGTCTTCGCTGCCAACCCTGAATCCAGCGCCATGTCAGGCAACCTGCTTCCCGTCCCGTTCGTGGAGCCCATCGACGTGAGCCATGCAGTGCTGTTCCTCATCAGTGACGCCGCGCGCTACATCACTGGCATGACCCTGCCGGTCGACGCGGGATTCGCGGTCAAGTAGCTCCACACTAAGCGTAGGAACAAAGTGGGCCCCGACAGTCTGCTGCGGGGCCCACTTTTGTGTGTTCACACTCCCGCGGGGCCTGGGGCGCCGTGCATGTACAGAGTCTGGCCTGAGCAGAAGCTGGACGCATCGGACGCGAAGAACAGAGCACCGTAACCGATTTCATCGGGCTCTCCGAGCCGGCCCAGCCCGTTGGTCATGGCGATCGCCTCCGGATCGAGACCGTACCGCGCCGCATCGTCGGTCAGCGTGGCCGCGCGCACTGCCCCCACGGCAATCGCGTTGACCCGCAAGCCCTTCTTGGCCCAGGCAGCTGCCATTGAACCGGTCAGGTTGTTCACAGCAGCTTTTGCCGCGCCATATGGTGCGGCCTGAGGCATCGCCAGCAAGCTCGCGCCGGAGGAGATGTTGACGATCGATCCTTTACCTTGGGCGATCATGGGGCGTGCAGCAGCCTTCGACAGGTGCCACACCGCCTTGAAATTGAGTGCGAGTACCTTCTCGAACTCGTCTTCCTCGAACTTCATGATCGACTTTGTCTCTGCACCGCCGGCACAGTTGATCAGGATGTCAACTCGACCGAACTCATCGATCGTCTTGTCGATCAACGCGTTACAAGCATCCGCAGTGGTGACGTCGGTCGATACGGGGAGAGCCCGTCGCCCAAGATCGACAATCTCCTTCGCCGTGATTTCCAGTGGGTCGGGACGACGCCCCGCCAGCACCACGTCAGCACCGTGTTCTGCGAGCACCAGTGCCGTTCCCCGGCCGATCCCCGTGCCGCCACCGGTGATGACGGCCACACGGCCTTCTAGTGAGAATCGGCTTGTCATGAAACTCCTTGGAGATTAAGGCGATGGCCGTTCCGACGGTGCGGGACACCGACCACATGGGCTATACGATCGTATAGCATCCACGCCGTGCGCGTATAGCTGGTCGGGCTTCATGCCTTGTGAATGACGAACAGGGTTCCGGGCTGCATCAGGAAGTCTGTTCCGTTCGCGCAGATGACAGCCGTGACGGGAGATCCGCCGTACTGCCCACCGGCCTCGATACTGCCGGACACGTTCGCCTTCACCGGGTGGTCGGCGGGGCAATCCGCAGAGGGGCCGACTACGGTGTTGGCGATGTTCACCAATTGAAAGCTCTTTCCGCTTTCGAATGGCGCGGACCACCGAATCGTCTCGGTCCCCGGTGCCGTACGCACCGTCTGGCCCGCCCCGTTTTCCCCACTTCTGGAATCGCATCCCGAGAGCACGTGCGGCCACTGCGTATTGGACCCCGAGAACGCAGCGCATTGAATCCACACGTCGTTGGGAACCTTCGGATCAGCCAGAGCCGGGCCTGCGGTTGCCACCATCGACGCCATCATCACCGCCGACGCGGCCGTCACCATCCGACCGCACAACGCCACCCCTTGCATGACAACCCCTTTCCCTTGTTGTGCGTGTGGCCGTCCTGCGTTCCACACGGCAACCCGCCGTCAACGACAAGTCGCTATACGACTGTATAGCACTGGTAGGTCGCCTCGCGGTGAAAGTGTTGTGATCGAGTTCTTTTCCCAGCAGAGGGCAGGGGCCAATCAAACGTTCTGGCGGATCAGATCGGCCGCGCGCCACGCCACGGCCATGATCGGACCGTTGAGGTTGCCGGCAACCATGGTGGGCAGCACCGAGCAGTCCACCACCCGTAGACCTTCGACGCCGCGCACCTTCAGCTGGTCATCGACGACGTCGTCGCCGTCAGGCCCCATCGCGCAGCTACCGGCCGCGTGATATCCACAGTATCCACCGGTGAGCACAGAGGCCACCAGCGCTTCGTCAGAATCCACATCTGGCCCGGGGTAAGTTTCGTGGCTGATGCGCTCGGCGATCGGCGACTGCTCGAACAGTGTGCGCATCCGCCGGACCAAGTCGGCCGTGGTGCGTCGATCCTGCTCGGTTCCAAGGTAGTTCGGGTCAATTCGCGCTGCTGCACAGGGGTCGGATCCGGTGATCTCGATCGAACCCTCCGAGGTCGGGCGCAACATCATGCCCAGGCAGGAGACACCGGCCTGGCGTTCGATGGCCACTGGTTCGCCGAGGTTGTAGGGAGGAATGGTCCACGGGCCCAGCATCAATTGCCCATCTGGCCGGTCGACATCGGGACGGGATTTGGCGAAGCCCACGATGTCGAACGACGGTGCCGCCAGAGGACCCTTCCTGGTGGCCAGGTACTTCGCGCCGGTGACCGCCTGCCCCAATGCGCTCGAGAGCAGGCGGTTGTATCCGAGATCGTCTTTCAGCTGCAAACGCATGGTGGCACATCGATGTTCACGCAATCCGCGGCCGACCTTTGAGCGATCCAGGTACACCCTCACTCCGGCCGCGAGCAGAACTTCCCGCGGGCCGATGCCCGAGCGCTGCAGCAGCAGCGGGGTATTGAGACTGCCCAGTGCGACGATCACTTCCCGGGTCGCACGTATCGTCGCGGTCGCACCTCGGCGTGCGACGTGCACGCCGACAGCGCGACCATGCTCGAAGACCAGGCCGTGTACCACCGTGTTGGTCTGCACGGTCAGGTTGGGCCTGCGTAATGCGGGCTTGAGGAAAGCCTTCGCCGCACTGACCCGTCGACCATTCCTGATGGTTGAGGTGGCGTATCCGATGCGTTCTCCGTCGGATTCATTGATGTCTTGGACCCTGGTCAGCCCAAGGCCGGCTCCGGCGTAGATCATCTCCTCACACAGCGGATCGGGATCTCGCGGCACCGAGATGTGCAGTGGCCCACCTACGCCTCGGGTGGGCGATGGGCCGAACTGGTTGTCCTCGAATCCGGTGAAGATCGGCAGCATCTGGTCCCAACCCCAGCCCTTGTTACCCAGCTGTTCGATTGCGTCCCAGTCGGCGCGCTGCCCGCGGTTGTAGATCATGCCGTTGATCGAGCTTGATCCACCGATCACCTTGCCCCGCATCCACTGCTCAGAATGACCGTCGGGACCGAAAGGCACAGTCTGGTAATGCCACATGTGCTTCGGACTCTCGAACAGCTTGCCGGATCCCTTGGGGACGACCAACAGTGGATTGCTGTCGCCACCGCCTGCCTCCAGCAACAAGACCTGCACGCCGGGGTCTTCGGTGAGGCGATTGGCCAGCACGCAACCGGCAGATCCGGCTCCGGCGATGATGTAGTCATAACTGGTCATCTCGTGTCCCTTCCCGCCCGCGTTCCGCAGTCGCGCTGTACGACCGTACAATATGTGACGGTCGACACGCCACCGAAGAGATCACCCCGGCAGACGTGGAACTCCACTGGCATCCAGACCGTCCTCCAATTGGAGATTCCAGCTGTTGAAAGCCATTGCGAGGCAGGCATACGCCCCGACGATGAACGGAAGCTCGACCAGCTGGCGGTCATCGAGATGAACCGCCAGGCGCTGCCAAGTGGTGTCATCGATGCGGTAGTGGTCGAGAAGTTGGTCCGCCGCGGCCACCAGATCGCCCTCGAGCGCCGACCACTTCTCGCAAGCCCCGTCGATGACCCCTTGAACGTCGGTCGCGTCCAGCCCATAGCACTCCGCTTGCCGCACGTGGTGCGCCCACTCGTATTTGGCTCGCGTGCGCCAGGCAACGCGCAGCAGCATGAGCTCGCGTCCCCGATGCCCGATCGCAGGCCTGGTCAACAGCTCGTTGCCGAGCCGGTTGAACGCCGCGGCCAAGCCCGGATGGTGCACCATCGTGGCCAGCACATTTGGGGCCGCACCGGCGCGTTGAAATGCCTTCACACCGCCGGCTCCAAATGCGGAAGCGACGGCGGCAATCGCCTCCTCACCCCATTCGCCGATGGGCAACGGGGCGATCCTCGGGGCGGACTCAAGCTCATGCTGCGACGTCATGAGCACACTGTACAGTCGTACAGCGCCGGTGCTACGTTCGATACATGACGCTCACCCCGGAATCAGCAGGCACCGCACCCGGCCGCGGTCGACTCAAAGATCGGCGCGTCGTCGTCGTCGGCGCAGGGTCACGACCGTCGACCGATCCTGAGGTCACCGTCGGCAATGGCCGTGCCATCGCGATGTTGTCGGCCAGGGAAGGCGCGCAGGTGGTTTGCGTCGACATTGACGAGGCTGCCGCCAAGACGACGGCCGATCTGTGCGCGCAGGAGGGCAGCCAGAGCATCGCGGTGGTTGCCGACGTGCGTGATGCGGCCGCATGCGAGCGCCTGGTCCACGAGGCACACGAGAAGTTGGGCGGACTTGACGGCGTGGTCGCCAACGTCGGATTCGGCTCAGGGCAAGGACTTGCCGGCACCTCACCCGAGTTGTGGGACGACCTTTTCGCGCTGAACATCCGATCCCATTTCCTTGTCGCCCGCGCTGCCATGCCACTGCTGACCGACGGCAGCGCCCTCGTGTTCATCGGTTCGGTCGCCGGAGTGAGAGGCGGCACCCGACTGCCGGCCTACGACGCATCCAAGGCCGGGTTGTTCGGGCTCTGCAGGCACGTCGCCCTCGAAGGGGCACCCCGCAGCATCCGTGCCAACCACGTGATTCCAGGCCCCGTCGACACTCCCCTGGGGCGCATCGGGGACGCCACCGTGGAGCGCCGAGCCAAGATCCGGTGGCCGTTGGGGCGCCAGGCCACGGCATGGGACATCGCCTACGCGACCGTTTTCATGCTCAGCGGCGAGTCCGCATACATCACAGGTCAGTCCCTGGCCGTCGACGGCGGCATCACCCAGTTCGGGTAGCACGCCGGCGCCGGCCCGCGTCGCCATGGAGAGCCACGACGGTCAGTTCAGCACGCACTTTCTATCCAGTAATCGCTACTGTAATGTCTTCCGTACCTATCGCGAGAGCAGGAAAACGGGAGGCAGCGAGCATGAAAGTGCCGTTCACCTGGAAGGTCACCGGCTGGTTCATGATCGGCTGGTCAGCCGAGTATGAGATCGGGGACGTCAAGGCACTGAAGTACTTCGGCGAGGACCTCGCGGCCTACCGCGACGAGTCCGGCGAGCTGCATGTGCTGGAAGCTCATTGCAAGCATCTGGGCGCGCATATCGGTCACGGCGGCAAGGTCGTCGGCGACTGCGTCGAGTGCCCGTTCCACGGCTGGCGCTGGGGCCCGGAAGGCAACAACACCTATATCCCCTACCAGCCGGACAAGCCCAACCGCGGTCTACGGCTGCGTTCCTACCCGGTCAAGGAGCAGTACGGCTGCATCTTCATGTGGTACCAGCCCGCCGGTTTGGAACCGCAGTGGGAACTGCCCGACATCTTCCACAAGTTCCCGCAGTTCGAAACCGATCCGAATGCGTACTACCGGCCCTATCCGGAGTTCTCCAGCCGGGCCGACGCGATTCCGGTGCACCCGCAGATCGTGGCCGAAAATGGTCCGGACAGTTCACATTTCCGCTATGTCCACGGCGCGACCGTGACGCCGGTGTGCCTGCACTGGGAACATGTAGACGAGGAATGGCGGTTCCTCACGGGTTGGCCCGATGCCCGCAGCGATGATCCGAACAAGATGGCGCTGCGTATCCACAGCCACTTCTCCGGGCTCGGGTTCGCCATGAGCGCCTTCGAGGGCTCGTCGAATCATCGGTTGATCTTCGCCTGCACACCGGTCGACGACGAGGTGTCGGACATGTTCTATTCGATCTGGTGGCCCAAGGTTGCGGGTGAGACGTCGGATATCCCGCCCGAGCAGGTGCGCAGACAGGTCGAGAAGCAGTTCCTCAAGACGGTGTGGGAGGACTGCGACATCTGGCGCTACCAGAAGTACGTCGAGCATCCACCACTGGCCAAGATCGACGCGAAGCCCTATATGGCGATGCGCAAGTGGGCCACCCAGTTCTACGAGGTGCCCGCCGACGACAGCGTCGCACACGCATGAAGATCGACCTGCCGAACCTGGTCGCGCCTGAGCACACGGCAATCGTCACGCAGGAATGTCAGGGCGCGGTGGTCGGTCCCGATGCCGGGCTGGCCGCCCTGGCCGACGAGGCCCGCCGGCAGGCATTGCCCAATATCTCCCGGCTGTTGCCGGCGGCGCGGGCCGCCTCGGCCCGGGTGGTGCACTGCCTGGTGCAGCGACGCCCGGATGGGTTGGGCTCCAACCACAATGCCAAGATCTTCGCCATCGGGCGCAGCGACGTCGGCATCCAGCCCGGTAGCCCCGGCGCCACGCTGCTGCCCGAATTCGGCCCCGAGCCGGACGATCTCGTGCTGTCCCGCTGGCATGGCCTGGGACCGATGGGCGGCACGGACCTGGATGCGATCCTGCGCAACCTCGGGGTGCGCACCATCGTCGCGGTGGGCGTCTCGGTGAACATCGCGATCACCAACCTGGTGATGGATGCGGTCAACGCCGGATACCGCGTGGTGCTGCCCCGGGACGCCGTTGC
It encodes:
- a CDS encoding mycofactocin-coupled SDR family oxidoreductase, which produces MSTNTSRVAVITGAARGQGRSHAVALAAAGFDIIGIDLCGDIESIPYPLASTVDFDETARLVSEAGGRIKTVVADVRDLDALQAGIDTGIDEFGDVDVVVANAGVVGMGLTDPLDAKVYRDIVDTNLNGVWHTIAATAPSMIRKQTGGSIILISSMQGLVGRGGDGSAATFAYAASKHGVVGLMRSAAYAYAPHHIRVNSIHPTGVATPMIFNEHMASVFAANPESSAMSGNLLPVPFVEPIDVSHAVLFLISDAARYITGMTLPVDAGFAVK
- a CDS encoding SDR family NAD(P)-dependent oxidoreductase: MTSRFSLEGRVAVITGGGTGIGRGTALVLAEHGADVVLAGRRPDPLEITAKEIVDLGRRALPVSTDVTTADACNALIDKTIDEFGRVDILINCAGGAETKSIMKFEEDEFEKVLALNFKAVWHLSKAAARPMIAQGKGSIVNISSGASLLAMPQAAPYGAAKAAVNNLTGSMAAAWAKKGLRVNAIAVGAVRAATLTDDAARYGLDPEAIAMTNGLGRLGEPDEIGYGALFFASDASSFCSGQTLYMHGAPGPAGV
- a CDS encoding GMC family oxidoreductase, with product MTSYDYIIAGAGSAGCVLANRLTEDPGVQVLLLEAGGGDSNPLLVVPKGSGKLFESPKHMWHYQTVPFGPDGHSEQWMRGKVIGGSSSINGMIYNRGQRADWDAIEQLGNKGWGWDQMLPIFTGFEDNQFGPSPTRGVGGPLHISVPRDPDPLCEEMIYAGAGLGLTRVQDINESDGERIGYATSTIRNGRRVSAAKAFLKPALRRPNLTVQTNTVVHGLVFEHGRAVGVHVARRGATATIRATREVIVALGSLNTPLLLQRSGIGPREVLLAAGVRVYLDRSKVGRGLREHRCATMRLQLKDDLGYNRLLSSALGQAVTGAKYLATRKGPLAAPSFDIVGFAKSRPDVDRPDGQLMLGPWTIPPYNLGEPVAIERQAGVSCLGMMLRPTSEGSIEITGSDPCAAARIDPNYLGTEQDRRTTADLVRRMRTLFEQSPIAERISHETYPGPDVDSDEALVASVLTGGYCGYHAAGSCAMGPDGDDVVDDQLKVRGVEGLRVVDCSVLPTMVAGNLNGPIMAVAWRAADLIRQNV
- a CDS encoding carboxymuconolactone decarboxylase family protein, which encodes MTSQHELESAPRIAPLPIGEWGEEAIAAVASAFGAGGVKAFQRAGAAPNVLATMVHHPGLAAAFNRLGNELLTRPAIGHRGRELMLLRVAWRTRAKYEWAHHVRQAECYGLDATDVQGVIDGACEKWSALEGDLVAAADQLLDHYRIDDTTWQRLAVHLDDRQLVELPFIVGAYACLAMAFNSWNLQLEDGLDASGVPRLPG
- a CDS encoding SDR family NAD(P)-dependent oxidoreductase; translation: MTLTPESAGTAPGRGRLKDRRVVVVGAGSRPSTDPEVTVGNGRAIAMLSAREGAQVVCVDIDEAAAKTTADLCAQEGSQSIAVVADVRDAAACERLVHEAHEKLGGLDGVVANVGFGSGQGLAGTSPELWDDLFALNIRSHFLVARAAMPLLTDGSALVFIGSVAGVRGGTRLPAYDASKAGLFGLCRHVALEGAPRSIRANHVIPGPVDTPLGRIGDATVERRAKIRWPLGRQATAWDIAYATVFMLSGESAYITGQSLAVDGGITQFG
- a CDS encoding Rieske 2Fe-2S domain-containing protein encodes the protein MKVPFTWKVTGWFMIGWSAEYEIGDVKALKYFGEDLAAYRDESGELHVLEAHCKHLGAHIGHGGKVVGDCVECPFHGWRWGPEGNNTYIPYQPDKPNRGLRLRSYPVKEQYGCIFMWYQPAGLEPQWELPDIFHKFPQFETDPNAYYRPYPEFSSRADAIPVHPQIVAENGPDSSHFRYVHGATVTPVCLHWEHVDEEWRFLTGWPDARSDDPNKMALRIHSHFSGLGFAMSAFEGSSNHRLIFACTPVDDEVSDMFYSIWWPKVAGETSDIPPEQVRRQVEKQFLKTVWEDCDIWRYQKYVEHPPLAKIDAKPYMAMRKWATQFYEVPADDSVAHA
- a CDS encoding cysteine hydrolase — its product is MKIDLPNLVAPEHTAIVTQECQGAVVGPDAGLAALADEARRQALPNISRLLPAARAASARVVHCLVQRRPDGLGSNHNAKIFAIGRSDVGIQPGSPGATLLPEFGPEPDDLVLSRWHGLGPMGGTDLDAILRNLGVRTIVAVGVSVNIAITNLVMDAVNAGYRVVLPRDAVAGIPTAYADAVIDNTLSLLATVTTTDHLLQAWQQLRPAH